ATTACTGACAATTGTATATACGTGACTGCATCTTCATAAGAGGACTTTAATCGATCTACTGATCCTCGACTGTACGAAACAAGACGATCATCTGCACGTGAGCCATGAATTTCAATAGTTTTATCATTGTAATCCAATATAACATTATTCACTGTCAACCAATCATTCCCTAATATAACACTTGACGATGATTTAGGCATCACCAAAAATGCATAAGTCATTCTTTTACCATCTATATGTTACGTCGGTAAACGCTGCCACCAATTTGTTACGTGGGTAAAAGgttcaccggcgttattatttaggttcgttctcgttttatgcaactaaatgcaactgcaggaaaggtttcgaagtgatgaaggtgattgacagtttgtagatgattatgatgcgaagtatatttatttgccaAGCTCGGGGAGGCTTACAGGCGTCATCAGACGTGTTTAAGTCTTGaagagtaataattattattgaccaggctcggggaggcttacaggtgtgttcaatgaatatttgtagagtgaccgatccaggatttcggTGTGTGACTAAGGAACTATGTCCTGGAAAACCGTACTGTTTGGTTCTAAGTTCAGAAGTGATTTTGATATAAAGATTAGGAATAAGGTAAGTTCGGTTTATGAAAAGAGGGGCTAGGTGGAGtgggagtgcacgtgtagctgacagggtgcaaatcgggaagtcattgcacttgcatgtcatgctgatgcaaggtcgagcaatgaccggtggcaattgaaatagtaaggcaggaaaaaggatatcgggttgcatccgGTAGAATTGGTGGCAATACTTGATATGTATTCGGAATTGCTAAGAATGGttgggcgagacgtttggaccgaggtccggacgtaacatatatacatatccgcTAAAATTTGTTTCTTGATGCTGACTGCAGTTTTTCCAAATGCAGGAAATACTCTTACATTGGTTACCGGTAATTCAGCGAAAATATTGCAACGCGAGATTTTATTATATAGGGTCTCTGAAATGCAAGTGATTTCCTGAATCGACTAAGGCTTGGACTAAAATTCCCCCGATAACTACTGACAAATGCGGACATTTTGGAATTGGTTGTTGTTCAACCGGAACCTTACTAGGTTCATCGATGCCCAACGATAGGTCCTCAACAAAATCATTGTGTCCTCGGTACGGTATGGGACCTTGTACATTCGCACCTTGAATTAGTTTAAATAGTCTTCCGCCGTTCCGGGTTCTTGGATCTTTGTTGAGCGGGTGGGATTGAAGAGAAGCTTCGCGTTTGTTATATTTCTGAAGAGGTACCTTCTTCCACGGCTTTGCATAGGTAGTTCCGATGAATTTGTGGGTGTCGGTACACCTATGGAAGTAGGATCCCTTGGTATGCTTTGGGTTGGAAGGAAGGTGTTAATCGTGTTGATGCAGTACAGCAGGTACGTACGCCGTAAAAGCATGAATTATGGTTGACTTGCGATGAACTCCGGTAGAAATAGGTTGGGTTTTGCAGATTGCGATGTAACGACGAGAAACATCTGCGGAAGACTTCCGTGTTGGCGAGTCTTTCCGCCTCTGATTCTGTTACAGCTTTTAAAACCGAGTAGGATTGGAAAGGAACGCTCAAGTTTGTGGCGTGCCAGAAGGGAAAGCGTCCTTCCGTAATATCCAGGTGGTGGTGTTGGATCATTCGACGTTGGTTTTCGCCTGTGGGATTGGGAACCCTCGATTTGTAACACCCGAATGTGAGCtgctttatttttcgatatcgatgTGCTTGGGAATTCGGAAAAGATGTTGGTTGTTCTGATTCGATACGTTAGAAGTGTGAGGTTTTTGATCGTCTCGCACCCATGCTGTTTGTTACTCACGTAATTGCTTGGCGGATACGACGACCTTGAACGCCCTGCTTATTAAATTCAATACGTCTGCATTGCGTTGCATTGCAAAACGTTGAAAACTTCATTTTGCGTTCACTGCCGGTTACGAGTACCGTTCACTTACGAGCTGTCACTTCGTCACCTTATAAGTAGTCGACCTTCTGACGAGTGAACTTCCGACGTTTTAATCATCGATAAGGTGGATAAACGAGCTGCGCTTATTTAGGTTCATTTGCGAAACTGAAAGGTCTGTCACGAGGCCATGTGCCGTTCAACCATACGTCCTACGTTCCAGCGATCACGAATCTATTACTGTCACGTTACGGCCGCCATGATAGACTTGCCAACGGACGACGGACATCTCATCTCCACTAGTTCTGTATATCCCTCACGCAGCCAGCGCGGTGATTGGTGTCCAATCAAAACGCTGTCTTTCTGGGGGTTAACCTaaccaatttttccatcgttatcgatatgCTTGGACGAGAGAGGATGCTGTTAGGCATTTCGGATTCGTACAGATAGGTATAGGTGATAGGTTTGGCAACGTAGAATGTAGGAAGGTGATACGTTatagaaattaataaataaatgttaaggtggtatattttttttttttgttttatttattggcTATGTTCTATGCGTTGTTCGCGCCCCGCCCCCCGCCACCTTGTCCTCCGCGGCCACCACCGTGCCCCTTTTTGCGGTTGTGGCCCTGGCCACCCTTGTACGGATGACTCAGCTTGACGAAGTTTAGTATCATCCGGGTGTCCAGGGCCTCCCGTTTGCGGGACTGGGACCACTGCCTGCCCTGCTTGCCCCTTGGCTTCTGCATGTCCGCTACAAAATATTAGACGAAATTAGCTCTATATATATTGTTAAATTAACGAATCGAAAAACACATGTGATGAAGTAACACACCTGCTGCTCCCGCGGCGGGCGCTTCGCTGCCATCGCTCTTTGTTTGGGCCGCCTCGTCTCCGGTGGGGGATGGTGCCGCTGGCTGCGCTTGCTctattggattgaaaaattattctaccgTAATCATGTAATTAGCATTAGATATTGGCCATCTTTATTAACGTATAAGTAATTCAAAATTCGATCGCATCCGCAGCTACGTGAAAGGGTCACACCTGAGTGGGTGCTATTTTTCTGTAACGAATCCGAGATATACCATGAGGCACGATGCAGAATTACATGTACTTGGCACGATAGTTGATTCACATCCTTTTTCTCCCATTCTCagttaattttttgtcttcctcAAAGATACTTAGAGAGTAGTTAGACTTGATGTGCTTTGCGAACTTTTTTGCGCCCCAGGTGCATCCATGATGCCATGAAGTAGTGCGCGAACAAATGCGAATGGAGTGAATGACAATAATTGCCGACTGTAATACATTTAGGACACTTAATTGAacgtaacgaataaaatacatatctTGAACCGGGTGGACGTCTTTCGGTAATCCACCTGGATATGGCCGACTCTCATCGACCTCGTGGTCTAGATTAAGGCCGGTCATATCCAGGAGTTCGTCCTCCGGCCACTCTGAGTCGTGCATTTCTTCGTTTATCTTAAAATTAACAATACACGTTAGCTTTTCTTCGAATTATTGAGGACGAGGTGATGGATTGCTTtttagaaaatcgaaaaatgaactcACGCTCTCTCTTACCTGTTTCTCTTGCGCCATTGTGATTAAATGGTTGCATGCTACGCGATTGAGAACTTCCGCCTTCTTCGATTCCACAGCCTTTTGTTTGCTACAAAAGCCTTGCACTTCCGGTTTGCTGAGACACTCTTGTTTGGTGAGACATACTGTTGTAGTTTGGTCTTGATTACGACCAAATAATGA
The sequence above is a segment of the Athalia rosae chromosome 5, iyAthRosa1.1, whole genome shotgun sequence genome. Coding sequences within it:
- the LOC125501165 gene encoding uncharacterized protein LOC125501165 — translated: MQPFNHNGARETEQAQPAAPSPTGDEAAQTKSDGSEAPAAGAAADMQKPRGKQGRQWSQSRKREALDTRMILNFVKLSHPYKGGQGHNRKKGHGGGRGGQGGGGRGANNA